A genomic window from Ilyobacter polytropus DSM 2926 includes:
- a CDS encoding rhodanese-like domain-containing protein: protein MKKILLVLSVMLFVIGCSNKSENPGEVSKKIEVLSTRKVKKSLKNQNTVLIDTRSYDEYNGWDIKETGIQGHISGAYNLPASSLEHGDIEDFLDRKGITKDNEIILYGDDISMSEVLSDKGYNVYVYEKGIKEWTEKKNSIEKLPKYESLVPVSWVKKLLEGKEVPEYDGRPVKVINAGWGKKGKFHKNGHIPGSYYVHTGWFEVGPLWNRVSDENIKAELEKLGITKETLVIVYGEDPMPAARFAIICKYAGVEDVRVVNGGWKAWQEAGYSTEEGIEYPQPVDDFGTEVPGNPDIIIDLPEAENYLKSDQSDLVSIRSWKEYIGKTSGYDYIKPRGRIRGDKWGMGGSDPWHLEDYRAEYGTYMRPYNEILEMWEDLKINTDKNIAFYCGTGWRASEVLFYADAMGLDKVSLYEGGWKEWSENPETENEILKGEPEKLNEEKY from the coding sequence TTGAAAAAAATACTACTAGTACTTTCAGTAATGCTTTTTGTTATAGGATGTAGCAATAAGTCTGAAAATCCAGGAGAAGTCTCAAAAAAAATTGAGGTTTTATCCACAAGAAAGGTGAAGAAAAGCTTAAAAAACCAAAACACAGTGCTTATCGACACCAGAAGTTATGATGAATATAATGGCTGGGACATCAAAGAAACAGGGATACAGGGTCATATTTCCGGGGCCTACAATCTTCCTGCTAGTTCTCTAGAGCACGGAGATATAGAGGATTTTCTTGATAGAAAGGGAATAACAAAAGATAATGAGATAATCTTATACGGTGACGATATAAGTATGTCAGAGGTACTTTCTGATAAGGGATACAATGTATATGTATATGAAAAAGGAATAAAAGAATGGACTGAGAAAAAAAATTCCATCGAAAAACTTCCAAAATATGAATCTCTTGTGCCTGTGAGTTGGGTAAAAAAACTCCTAGAAGGTAAAGAAGTTCCTGAATATGACGGAAGACCTGTAAAGGTCATTAATGCAGGATGGGGAAAAAAGGGTAAATTTCATAAAAATGGACATATTCCAGGTTCTTATTATGTTCATACAGGTTGGTTTGAAGTTGGGCCTCTATGGAATAGAGTAAGTGACGAAAATATAAAAGCCGAGCTTGAAAAATTAGGAATAACAAAGGAAACTCTGGTAATTGTTTATGGTGAGGACCCTATGCCGGCGGCGAGATTTGCTATAATATGCAAGTATGCCGGTGTTGAAGATGTGAGAGTTGTAAATGGAGGATGGAAAGCCTGGCAGGAAGCCGGATACTCTACAGAAGAGGGTATAGAATATCCTCAACCTGTAGATGATTTTGGTACAGAAGTTCCAGGAAATCCAGATATTATAATAGATTTACCTGAAGCTGAAAATTATTTGAAAAGCGATCAAAGCGACCTTGTAAGTATCAGAAGCTGGAAGGAATATATAGGAAAAACCAGTGGTTACGATTATATAAAACCGAGAGGAAGAATAAGAGGGGACAAATGGGGTATGGGTGGATCTGACCCTTGGCATCTAGAAGATTACCGTGCAGAGTATGGGACTTATATGAGACCATACAATGAAATCTTAGAGATGTGGGAAGATCTGAAAATAAATACTGATAAAAATATCGCATTTTACTGCGGTACAGGCTGGAGAGCCAGTGAAGTTCTTTTTTATGCAGATGCTATGGGATTAGATAAAGTATCTCTTTATGAAGGCGGATGGAAAGAATGGTCAGAAAATCCAGAAACAGAGAATGAAATTTTAAAGGGTGAACCTGAAAAGTTAAATGAAGAAAAATATTAA
- a CDS encoding DUF1540 domain-containing protein → MKMSQVLDCDAVNCIYNKDKKCHTLAVNIGDKEPLCDTFMTGASKGGFDDVIGGVGSCKVSECSFNKSYECMSTGVHMSIVGDHVDCKTYHKK, encoded by the coding sequence ATGAAAATGTCTCAAGTTTTGGATTGTGATGCTGTCAACTGTATTTATAACAAGGATAAGAAATGTCATACTCTGGCTGTAAATATAGGGGATAAAGAGCCTCTATGCGATACTTTTATGACTGGAGCGTCAAAAGGTGGTTTTGACGATGTTATCGGTGGAGTAGGTTCTTGTAAAGTTTCAGAATGTTCTTTTAACAAGTCCTACGAATGTATGTCTACAGGTGTTCATATGTCTATTGTCGGTGACCATGTAGATTGTAAAACTTATCACAAAAAATAA
- a CDS encoding leucine-rich repeat domain-containing protein yields MDGIELFVDLEVLNLENNEIQSLDGIENLTNLKRLYLRGNPLTASDLEILLKLKNLQFLSFSNVPGNYLDVLYVFIPDKNLKSSVWENIQTFSEYTSTADKITFEDAEKITELYCKGKDIKNLRGIENFINLEILDLEENMIRTLYKIDFSKLHKLEYLNIAGNEIYSLEKFEEFLPVPDKELDIYFQKDDYTNPVISSSSFPNVIKKIKRKFNNKIQLII; encoded by the coding sequence TTGGATGGTATCGAACTCTTTGTTGATTTAGAGGTATTAAATTTAGAAAACAATGAGATACAGTCTCTGGATGGTATCGAAAACCTCACAAATTTAAAAAGACTTTATCTAAGAGGAAATCCTCTTACAGCATCTGATTTAGAAATACTTTTAAAATTAAAAAATCTCCAATTTTTGAGTTTTTCCAATGTCCCAGGAAACTATCTAGATGTTCTCTATGTATTTATCCCAGATAAAAACCTTAAGTCATCAGTCTGGGAAAATATCCAAACTTTTTCTGAATATACTTCTACTGCAGATAAAATAACCTTTGAAGATGCAGAAAAAATTACAGAACTTTATTGCAAAGGAAAAGATATAAAAAACTTGAGAGGAATCGAGAATTTTATAAATCTTGAAATATTAGACTTAGAGGAAAACATGATCAGAACCCTCTATAAAATAGATTTTTCCAAGTTACATAAATTGGAGTACTTAAATATAGCCGGTAACGAAATATATTCTCTTGAAAAGTTTGAGGAATTTCTTCCAGTCCCAGATAAAGAGCTTGATATTTATTTTCAGAAAGATGATTATACTAACCCTGTAATATCTTCTTCTAGTTTTCCTAATGTTATCAAAAAAATTAAAAGAAAATTCAATAACAAAATTCAACTCATAATATAA
- a CDS encoding threonine aldolase family protein produces the protein MERTFASDNFSGVDPKIMEKLMEANQGHAFAYGMDPLTIKAKEKFKEIFGDVEVFFVFNGTGCNVLALEAMKGRATCVLCPDTAHIFQDEAGAPSKITGMQLLPVPSEDGKFSIKAAEKFLSFKGAIHKPEAHIISITQATELGTVYTPAEIKNISAFAKRNNMLLHMDGTRLSNAAAALGCSLKEMTADCGVDVLSFGGTKNGLMFGEAIVFFNKELAKDFFRLRKQNLQLHSKMRFISAQYLGLLEDNLWHTNASKANSMAKYLKKKLVNLGVEVTNDVMANIVFAKIPMDAVEEMQEFSYFYLWNEYKKESRFVMSFDITEEDIDIFVDKLEDVLKKQSIYLSEGTCCAS, from the coding sequence ATGGAAAGAACATTTGCGAGTGATAATTTTAGTGGGGTAGACCCAAAGATTATGGAAAAACTTATGGAGGCAAACCAAGGACATGCTTTTGCCTATGGTATGGATCCTCTAACTATAAAAGCAAAAGAAAAATTTAAAGAGATTTTTGGAGATGTAGAGGTATTTTTCGTATTCAATGGAACCGGGTGTAACGTACTGGCACTAGAGGCTATGAAAGGAAGAGCTACCTGTGTTCTATGCCCTGATACAGCTCATATATTTCAGGACGAAGCTGGTGCACCTTCGAAAATAACTGGGATGCAACTTCTGCCTGTTCCATCTGAAGATGGAAAATTCAGTATAAAAGCTGCTGAAAAATTCCTGTCTTTTAAGGGCGCCATTCATAAACCTGAGGCTCATATAATATCTATAACTCAGGCTACAGAGCTTGGAACTGTATACACTCCTGCAGAGATAAAAAATATTTCTGCCTTTGCAAAAAGAAACAACATGCTTCTGCACATGGACGGAACTAGACTTTCTAATGCTGCTGCAGCCTTAGGATGCTCTTTAAAAGAGATGACTGCCGACTGTGGTGTAGACGTGCTGTCTTTTGGAGGTACAAAAAACGGTCTTATGTTTGGAGAGGCTATCGTATTTTTCAACAAAGAGTTAGCAAAGGACTTCTTTAGACTTCGTAAACAAAATCTTCAGCTTCACTCAAAAATGAGATTTATATCTGCCCAGTATCTTGGACTTTTAGAGGATAATTTATGGCATACAAATGCATCTAAAGCCAACAGTATGGCAAAGTACCTCAAGAAAAAACTTGTAAATCTAGGTGTGGAAGTGACAAATGATGTCATGGCAAATATTGTCTTTGCTAAGATCCCTATGGATGCAGTTGAAGAGATGCAGGAATTTTCATACTTTTACCTATGGAATGAATACAAAAAAGAATCAAGATTTGTAATGTCATTTGATATAACAGAAGAGGATATCGATATTTTTGTGGATAAATTAGAGGATGTGTTAAAAAAACAAAGTATATATTTGTCTGAAGGGACGTGCTGTGCTTCGTAA
- a CDS encoding HNH endonuclease, protein MINVIFFWMAVFIIIFIFTRKSKSPYGDKKDGGILGSEKINFDNIKRKEIKVFFDDKLTDSEKLKLYGIFENKCFKCSSTEHLSIDHHIPISKGYPLKDKEAGLNAVVLCEKCNRKKGDTLPDEYYKKYELIRLENLGVKSHLYYSSKRIKEVEKNLLSYKLDFLRESIDKKEKIKFVYLNQEEILFTREGVEIHPFKISAERKLLYRGWIREWYLFSEENRERPFNIRWIYHLERSSGRISIKNKC, encoded by the coding sequence ATGATAAATGTTATTTTTTTCTGGATGGCAGTTTTTATAATAATTTTTATTTTTACAAGAAAGTCTAAATCTCCTTATGGAGATAAAAAAGATGGAGGGATTCTAGGTTCTGAGAAAATAAATTTCGATAACATAAAGAGAAAAGAGATAAAAGTATTTTTTGACGACAAGCTGACAGATTCTGAAAAGCTTAAACTTTACGGTATCTTTGAAAATAAGTGTTTTAAATGCAGTAGTACAGAGCATTTATCAATAGACCATCACATTCCAATTTCTAAGGGTTATCCCTTAAAGGATAAGGAAGCAGGTTTAAATGCAGTGGTTTTGTGTGAAAAGTGCAATAGAAAGAAGGGAGACACTCTTCCAGATGAGTATTACAAAAAGTATGAACTTATAAGGCTAGAAAATCTCGGAGTAAAAAGTCATCTTTACTATTCTTCCAAAAGGATAAAGGAGGTAGAAAAAAATCTGCTTTCATACAAACTGGATTTTTTGAGGGAGAGTATAGATAAAAAAGAGAAAATAAAATTTGTTTATTTAAACCAGGAGGAAATTTTGTTTACAAGGGAAGGTGTGGAAATACATCCCTTTAAGATTTCAGCAGAAAGAAAACTTTTGTATAGAGGCTGGATTAGAGAGTGGTATTTATTTTCAGAAGAAAACAGGGAAAGGCCTTTTAATATCCGATGGATCTATCATCTGGAAAGGTCTTCAGGGAGAATCAGTATAAAGAATAAATGTTAA
- a CDS encoding TetR/AcrR family transcriptional regulator encodes MDDKKTKILEKAKELFLIYGVKKTTVDEIAKAAGVGKGTVYLYFTSKGDIVSDLAVQEANSIASQLNDVIEKENSAEEKLRVFIKSFILNCHDFVNSNRHAADIFDVIRQHRSKCEINDQSYEGEMAEITKISSEILLAGKEKDAFIFDDLLELIGNMSFALQSYFPPFSNSLSREELDKKSDYIIDIIIKGLKQ; translated from the coding sequence ATGGACGATAAGAAAACTAAAATTTTAGAGAAGGCCAAGGAATTGTTTTTAATATATGGAGTTAAAAAGACAACCGTTGATGAAATAGCAAAAGCTGCCGGCGTCGGAAAAGGTACTGTATATCTTTATTTTACATCAAAAGGAGATATAGTTTCAGATTTAGCTGTTCAAGAGGCAAATAGTATCGCATCTCAACTTAACGATGTTATCGAAAAAGAAAATAGTGCAGAGGAAAAACTGAGAGTATTTATAAAATCATTCATATTAAACTGTCATGACTTTGTCAATTCAAATAGACATGCAGCTGATATATTTGATGTTATAAGACAGCACAGAAGTAAGTGTGAAATTAATGATCAGAGTTATGAAGGGGAGATGGCAGAAATTACAAAGATTTCGTCGGAAATCTTATTAGCAGGAAAAGAGAAAGATGCCTTTATATTTGATGATCTTTTAGAGCTAATTGGTAATATGTCTTTTGCTCTTCAAAGTTATTTCCCCCCTTTTTCAAACTCTCTTTCAAGAGAGGAATTAGATAAAAAAAGTGATTATATAATAGATATAATTATAAAAGGCCTAAAGCAGTAA
- a CDS encoding ABC transporter ATP-binding protein, protein MIKVENIYKNYDSKVIMKDFNINFEKNKVSVLLGSSGCGKSTLFNMLSSLDKEYRGKILIDGKVSYIFQEDRLIPWLTVEENLSLISSQEKDINGVLEKFHVESKAKTLARNLSGGEKQRVSIARAFYHGGEIILMDEALRSLDMLLKLKIIEEISDNISHESKTMVIISHDIQEALLIGDRIFILDKDPMNIVESYDINTPRKNRILKSGELLDLEKEIYQKLLGEKSKMLSE, encoded by the coding sequence ATGATAAAAGTAGAAAATATTTATAAAAATTATGACTCTAAAGTAATCATGAAAGATTTTAATATAAATTTTGAAAAAAATAAGGTTTCTGTTTTGTTGGGGTCTTCAGGATGTGGGAAAAGCACTCTTTTCAATATGTTGTCTTCACTGGACAAGGAGTATAGGGGCAAGATTCTTATAGACGGCAAGGTCAGTTATATTTTTCAGGAGGACAGGCTCATTCCATGGCTTACAGTCGAGGAAAACCTCAGTCTGATATCCTCACAGGAAAAAGATATAAACGGTGTTTTGGAGAAATTTCATGTGGAGTCTAAGGCAAAAACCCTTGCAAGGAATCTGAGCGGGGGGGAAAAACAGAGGGTATCTATAGCCAGGGCTTTTTACCACGGTGGAGAAATTATTCTTATGGACGAGGCCTTGAGGTCTTTAGATATGCTTTTAAAACTAAAAATTATAGAAGAAATATCTGACAATATAAGCCATGAGTCAAAAACCATGGTAATAATAAGCCATGATATACAGGAAGCTCTGCTTATAGGTGACAGAATATTTATTTTAGATAAAGATCCTATGAATATAGTTGAGAGTTATGATATAAATACACCTAGAAAAAACAGAATTTTAAAATCCGGAGAGCTTTTAGATCTTGAGAAAGAAATTTATCAAAAACTTTTGGGTGAAAAAAGCAAAATGCTGTCTGAATAA
- a CDS encoding NCS2 family permease, producing the protein MEKFFKLKEHGTNVRQEVVAGITTFLTMAYIIFVNPAILSAAGMDKGALITVTCLAAFIGTAFAGLWVNVPFAMAPGMGLNAFFTYTLVMGHGATWQEALGVVFISGIIFLILTFTGFREKIIDAIPSQLRLAVGAGIGLFIAFIGMQNMGLIVSNPATLVGLGELNLPVLLGLIGLAVMGYLEMKRVKGGILVGIIVTTVLGIVFKEVALPSSVIAMPPSIAPIAFKLNILGALKISLFGTIFSFMFVDLFDSVGTIMACAHEAEMIDEKGKIQNVSKLLEADAMATVIGSLLGTSTTTTYVESASGIAEGGRTGLTAITTAVLFIVALFFAPLIGIVPAFATAPALILVGIYMFKNLLDIDFHDIEVAIPSFLTIILMPLTYSISTGIAFGFISYVAVSIFSGDLKKIKPTMWFIGILSVVELIF; encoded by the coding sequence ATGGAGAAATTTTTTAAGTTGAAAGAACACGGAACAAATGTGAGACAGGAGGTAGTAGCAGGAATAACTACTTTTCTTACTATGGCCTATATTATTTTTGTTAATCCGGCAATATTAAGTGCTGCTGGGATGGATAAGGGCGCCCTTATCACTGTGACTTGTTTAGCGGCCTTTATCGGTACGGCTTTTGCTGGACTATGGGTAAATGTACCCTTTGCTATGGCACCAGGAATGGGGCTCAATGCATTTTTTACCTATACACTTGTTATGGGACACGGGGCCACTTGGCAAGAGGCCTTGGGAGTAGTATTTATTTCTGGAATAATATTTCTTATTTTGACATTTACCGGTTTCAGAGAAAAAATAATTGATGCAATACCGTCACAGTTAAGACTTGCTGTAGGAGCGGGGATAGGTCTTTTCATAGCCTTTATAGGTATGCAGAATATGGGGCTTATTGTTAGTAATCCTGCTACTTTAGTTGGACTTGGAGAGCTTAATCTACCTGTACTTCTTGGTCTTATAGGTTTGGCTGTAATGGGTTATCTTGAGATGAAAAGAGTAAAAGGTGGGATACTGGTAGGAATAATTGTAACTACGGTATTGGGAATTGTCTTCAAAGAAGTAGCATTACCTAGTAGCGTGATAGCAATGCCACCGAGTATAGCACCGATAGCATTTAAGTTAAATATACTAGGAGCACTTAAGATATCATTATTTGGTACTATTTTCTCTTTCATGTTCGTAGATTTATTTGATTCTGTAGGAACGATAATGGCATGTGCACATGAAGCTGAGATGATAGATGAAAAAGGTAAAATCCAAAATGTAAGTAAATTACTTGAAGCAGATGCCATGGCCACAGTTATAGGTTCTCTTTTAGGGACATCTACAACCACAACCTATGTAGAGTCTGCATCTGGAATTGCCGAGGGAGGAAGAACGGGACTTACTGCTATAACTACTGCAGTTTTATTCATTGTGGCCTTATTCTTTGCTCCTCTTATAGGGATTGTACCGGCTTTTGCAACTGCACCGGCACTTATACTTGTAGGAATATATATGTTCAAGAACCTTCTAGATATAGATTTTCATGATATAGAAGTTGCCATACCAAGCTTCCTTACAATTATACTTATGCCATTGACTTATAGTATATCCACTGGAATAGCTTTTGGATTTATATCTTATGTGGCTGTTTCTATTTTCTCAGGGGATCTGAAAAAAATAAAACCTACAATGTGGTTTATAGGAATATTATCTGTTGTAGAGTTAATATTCTAA
- a CDS encoding phospholipase D-like domain-containing protein, which yields MEIMKKSNIIYIILLIMIMGCTRVPKGTSIKGTPYYTEKVDFLKDMTYMKDGERHVEQEILDYALDIIDSAEDFIVVDMFLYNSIYDKDKEFPEITKKVTEKLIEKKKEGLEVYLITDEINTFYKVYDIWEFQVLRKAGIKIIETDMTKVRDSNITYSILWRTVFKWFGTGGIGWVKNPFSEDAPKVTVRGYLKLLNLKANHRKVVVSEKKALVASMNFHDASGYHSNIGFGVEGPVIKEILTSEIDVASFSGEDISLEIQNPEVKGGEIKVALLTEKMIGENIENLIKASESGDEIKIGIFYLGDRRIIRELINAGERGVKIKIILDANIEAFGRHKNGIPNRLVAWELTKKGGENIEVRWYKTSGEQFHSKFIISNKKDEVAIIGGSANFTKRNIQGYNLETDLMLEASKKNELSLAVNVYFDNMWGNIGGEYTLPYEEKADESYVKYFLYRFQEFSGWSTF from the coding sequence ATGGAAATTATGAAAAAATCAAATATAATTTATATTATATTACTTATAATGATTATGGGATGCACGAGGGTTCCAAAGGGGACATCAATAAAAGGCACTCCCTATTACACAGAGAAAGTTGATTTTCTTAAAGATATGACCTATATGAAAGACGGAGAAAGGCATGTAGAGCAGGAGATACTAGACTATGCTTTGGACATTATTGACAGTGCAGAAGACTTTATAGTTGTAGATATGTTTCTTTACAACAGTATATATGACAAAGATAAAGAATTTCCAGAGATAACAAAGAAAGTAACAGAGAAACTAATAGAAAAAAAGAAAGAGGGGCTTGAGGTCTACCTCATAACAGATGAAATAAACACCTTTTACAAGGTATATGATATATGGGAATTTCAGGTACTTAGAAAAGCTGGGATAAAAATAATAGAAACAGACATGACCAAGGTGAGAGACTCTAACATAACTTACTCAATACTCTGGAGGACAGTTTTTAAATGGTTTGGAACAGGAGGGATAGGCTGGGTGAAAAATCCATTTTCTGAAGATGCTCCCAAAGTCACAGTGAGGGGGTATTTAAAGCTTCTCAATCTAAAGGCAAATCACAGGAAGGTAGTAGTAAGTGAAAAAAAAGCCCTGGTGGCCTCTATGAATTTCCACGATGCCAGCGGATATCACTCAAATATAGGCTTTGGTGTGGAGGGGCCTGTTATAAAGGAGATTCTCACCAGCGAGATAGATGTGGCGAGTTTTTCAGGTGAAGATATCTCTCTTGAGATACAAAATCCAGAAGTGAAAGGCGGTGAGATAAAGGTAGCTCTCCTGACAGAGAAAATGATAGGTGAAAATATAGAGAATCTGATAAAAGCGTCTGAATCGGGAGACGAGATAAAAATAGGTATATTCTATCTAGGTGACAGGAGGATAATAAGGGAGCTAATAAATGCAGGAGAACGAGGAGTAAAGATAAAAATAATATTAGATGCGAATATAGAGGCTTTTGGAAGGCATAAAAATGGAATACCCAACAGGTTGGTGGCCTGGGAGCTCACTAAAAAAGGTGGTGAAAATATAGAGGTCAGGTGGTATAAAACATCGGGAGAGCAATTTCATTCCAAATTCATAATCAGTAACAAAAAAGATGAAGTGGCTATTATAGGGGGATCGGCTAACTTCACCAAGAGAAACATACAGGGATACAATTTAGAGACAGACCTGATGTTAGAGGCCTCTAAAAAAAATGAACTCTCATTGGCGGTGAATGTTTATTTTGATAATATGTGGGGAAATATAGGGGGTGAATATACTCTTCCCTACGAGGAAAAAGCAGATGAGTCCTATGTGAAATATTTTCTCTATAGATTTCAGGAATTCAGTGGATGGTCCACCTTCTAG
- a CDS encoding dihydrolipoyl dehydrogenase family protein, protein MTFDFDLIVIGAGAAGLTCAITAKGFGKSVLLIEKNRTGGECTWSGCVPSKALINISKEINSARKYCDFVPDTRKIMKDVKKVIEDVYSHETPEVLEKTGINFLEGEAEFTENKTIKIGENTFSGKSIIIATGSSPFVPPIPGINTVEYLTNESLFLLEEIPKSMIILGGGAIGVEMAQALNRIGVEVHLVEMLDNILFREDQEFAHILREKLIDEGVNIHIKTKAVEVKKNNNTIILTVEKDGQKSELSAESMLVAVGRKPSTASLKLENAGIEYNKKGIEVDKHLETNIHNIYAVGDVVGPYQFSHMANYQGIIAVQNALTPLKKSIDYSNVAWTTFTQPELASAGMSEKEAREKHDNIHIYSLKRDELDRAKTKKDDIFNVKIICDHKKKILGAQILADRAGELICEIQAMKSNGLSLDKLAGVIHPYPTYAEAFSKLGKKAYVDKLMDNPVVSLIKSIKH, encoded by the coding sequence ATGACTTTTGACTTTGACCTCATTGTTATAGGAGCAGGGGCAGCAGGACTAACATGCGCTATCACTGCAAAGGGTTTTGGCAAATCAGTACTTCTCATAGAAAAAAACAGAACTGGTGGGGAATGTACCTGGTCAGGCTGTGTTCCTAGTAAAGCCCTTATAAATATTTCAAAAGAGATAAATTCAGCCAGAAAGTACTGTGACTTTGTACCTGATACAAGAAAAATAATGAAAGATGTAAAAAAAGTAATTGAGGATGTCTATTCTCATGAGACTCCCGAAGTCCTTGAAAAAACTGGAATTAATTTTCTAGAGGGAGAGGCTGAATTTACAGAAAATAAAACTATAAAAATAGGGGAGAATACCTTTAGCGGTAAGAGTATTATTATTGCAACAGGGTCTTCTCCCTTTGTGCCCCCTATACCTGGTATAAATACTGTGGAATATCTTACAAATGAATCTTTATTCCTCCTTGAAGAAATTCCGAAATCCATGATCATCCTAGGCGGTGGGGCTATTGGAGTGGAAATGGCCCAGGCTTTAAACCGTATCGGAGTTGAAGTTCATCTAGTGGAGATGTTAGATAATATTCTCTTTAGGGAGGACCAGGAGTTTGCACACATCTTAAGGGAAAAACTAATAGACGAAGGAGTCAATATACACATTAAAACAAAGGCTGTGGAAGTTAAAAAAAACAATAACACTATAATCCTCACTGTGGAAAAAGATGGACAAAAAAGTGAACTATCTGCAGAATCTATGCTAGTGGCTGTAGGGAGAAAACCTTCGACAGCATCTCTAAAGCTTGAAAATGCAGGTATAGAATATAACAAAAAGGGTATAGAGGTGGATAAACATCTAGAGACAAACATCCACAACATATATGCTGTAGGAGACGTTGTAGGCCCATATCAGTTTTCGCATATGGCCAATTATCAAGGTATAATTGCGGTGCAAAACGCCCTTACACCTCTTAAAAAGTCCATAGACTACTCTAATGTAGCCTGGACAACATTCACCCAGCCTGAGCTTGCCAGTGCAGGTATGAGTGAGAAAGAAGCCCGTGAAAAACATGACAATATTCATATCTATTCTTTGAAAAGAGATGAATTGGACAGGGCAAAGACAAAAAAAGATGATATTTTTAATGTTAAAATTATCTGTGATCACAAGAAAAAGATTTTGGGAGCTCAGATTTTGGCTGACAGGGCAGGAGAACTGATATGCGAGATACAGGCCATGAAATCAAACGGTCTCTCTCTAGATAAACTTGCCGGGGTAATTCATCCATATCCCACATATGCAGAGGCTTTTAGTAAACTGGGCAAAAAAGCTTATGTAGATAAATTGATGGATAATCCAGTTGTAAGCCTTATAAAGTCCATAAAACATTAG
- a CDS encoding EFR1 family ferrodoxin (N-terminal region resembles flavodoxins. C-terminal ferrodoxin region binds two 4Fe-4S clusters.): MKILYFTATGNSLYISKALGGELLSIPQMVKEEKFEFTDEKIGIVFPVYGWGVPSYIVDFLRKAKFDTDYLFAVPTYGVYSGAVANHLTDISKNTGYEFSYINPIKMVDNYLPGFDMKKEAANKGKKGTEENLITIKADVASSKKWIKAENFLQKGAFNIMHKRKKPFSKKQLKIHTYGEGIENYVYTDENCTGCGLCAKVCPVDNIIVDKENKKIALQDKCFGCFACIQNCPSRAIHIRGEVNGNRYRHHHIRVSEIIEANS, from the coding sequence ATGAAAATATTATATTTTACAGCAACTGGTAATAGCCTCTATATTTCAAAAGCATTGGGGGGAGAATTATTATCTATACCTCAAATGGTTAAAGAGGAAAAATTTGAATTTACTGACGAAAAAATTGGAATTGTATTTCCAGTTTACGGGTGGGGAGTTCCATCGTATATCGTAGATTTTTTAAGAAAAGCAAAATTTGATACTGACTACCTTTTTGCCGTTCCCACTTATGGTGTTTATTCTGGTGCAGTAGCTAATCACTTAACAGACATCAGCAAAAATACAGGGTATGAATTTTCTTATATTAATCCGATAAAAATGGTGGATAACTATCTCCCTGGATTCGATATGAAAAAGGAAGCTGCAAATAAAGGAAAAAAAGGAACTGAAGAAAACTTGATAACTATCAAAGCTGATGTTGCAAGCTCTAAAAAATGGATAAAAGCTGAAAACTTCTTACAAAAAGGAGCCTTCAATATTATGCACAAGAGAAAAAAACCCTTTAGTAAAAAACAGTTAAAAATTCATACTTATGGTGAAGGGATTGAAAACTACGTTTATACAGATGAAAATTGTACGGGATGTGGACTTTGTGCAAAAGTATGTCCAGTTGATAATATCATAGTAGATAAGGAGAATAAAAAGATAGCATTGCAAGACAAGTGCTTTGGGTGCTTCGCTTGCATACAAAACTGTCCCTCAAGAGCTATTCATATCAGAGGTGAAGTAAACGGAAATAGATATCGTCATCACCATATCAGAGTAAGTGAAATTATAGAGGCCAATAGCTAA